GGTGTGAATACGAAAGGAACACGGGCACCGGATGGTGCACAAATGTCCATACAAAAATCGTATACAAAATGACCGGACGCGCTTATCCCGGTTAACCCTTAGGGACGCAGCAATTTCCCGCCTGCCGTGGTGGAGGCGGTTGGACGGTGGGTGGCCTGGGTGCCTTCGGTGTGGCTAGCCCGGGTCCGTAGCTGCCGCCTTGGTGCGTGGGCTGGTCAGCGGCGCCAGCGATTCCCGCAGCCGGTCGCGCACCAGCGGCTGGCCGGGGTTGAGGGCACCTTCCACCTGGCCGATGTGGGCCAGCATGCGCTCGCGGGCCAGGGTGGTGTTGCCGGCCTCCAGCGCCTCGACGATGGCGGCGTGTTCGGCGCAGGACTGGCTGGCCGCGTGCTGCGATTGGTAGAGCGATGCGGCCAGGGTGGTGCGCGCCGTGAGGTCACGCAGGATGTCGCTCAGGCTGCGGTGGCCCATCGCCTCGGCCAGGCAGACGTGGAAGTCTGCGAGCAGAAAGGCGCGGGTGGCAGCGTCCGCCCCTTCGATGGCCTGTTGTTCGTCGGCGATGTGCGCACGCAGGCGGCGGGTCACGCTTTGCAGCGGTCGGCCCGCATCGGCCAGGATGCCTGATTCGATGATGCGCCGGGCGGAGAACGCGTCGCGCGCATCCTCCACCGAAGGCTCCACCACGTACCAGCCCCGGCGCG
Above is a window of Acidovorax sp. KKS102 DNA encoding:
- a CDS encoding GntR family transcriptional regulator; this translates as MSINQTQIAQQVVESILAQKLSPGERLGEQELADLFGVSRTLVREALMQLQARGFVEVRSRRGWYVVEPSVEDARDAFSARRIIESGILADAGRPLQSVTRRLRAHIADEQQAIEGADAATRAFLLADFHVCLAEAMGHRSLSDILRDLTARTTLAASLYQSQHAASQSCAEHAAIVEALEAGNTTLARERMLAHIGQVEGALNPGQPLVRDRLRESLAPLTSPRTKAAATDPG